In Dermacentor silvarum isolate Dsil-2018 chromosome 2, BIME_Dsil_1.4, whole genome shotgun sequence, the following proteins share a genomic window:
- the LOC119441307 gene encoding putative nuclease HARBI1 — translation MRESEWIQSGSHSVEQKKMLCQNRWSGPELCVTYFLYHVSLLGVATGRDSRVVVVMADDMNGSASSAKHAALLMLLDSDSSESESSSSDTSDYSDSDSDAETAAYEREFDRMFRIPAKRPKIVGFIEDVVRQYSDDEFRRHFRLARPVAEKLIAEFAASSMCPSSTHGGVPAKSAETHILSFIWYAANKTCMRNVASRFDLSESSVHRILHRVADFLLTLGPSLIKFPADLENLTRSFEKVSGMPDVIGCIDGSYIKIQCPDKKVASTYCNRHHYLSLTLQAVCDDKRRFLDAFIGSSSKMHDSHVFSLSPLSKKISAVCQGSFHLLGDAAYPLREYLLTPYRDYGALTKQQKGFNYKFSATRVLIENAFSNLKKRFRQLMYLELRTIQWLNKFIISCCILHNLCIEYGDVEPDDDDYEQVPNDVQWQNCSDNHIDKSGEERALRRLGEIKRTKVLAKFL, via the exons ATGAGAGAGTCGGAGTGGATTCAGAGCGGGAGTCACTCTGTGGAGCAGAAAAAGATGCTCTGCCAAAATCGGTggagtggaccggaactctgcgtgacgTATTTCCTTTACCACGTTTCTCTGCTGGGGGTCGCCACCGGTCGCGACTCGCGAGTTGTGGTGGTAATGGCGGACGACATGAACGGCTCGGCTAGTTCGGCAAAGCATGCGGCATTGCTTATGCTACTCGAcagcgacagctccgagtcggaaAGCTCAAGTTCCGACACGAGCGATTACTCGGATAGTGACAGCGACGCTGAAACTGCCGCTTACGAGCGGGAATTCGACAGGATGTTCCGCATTCCCGCGAAGAGGCCCAAAATAGTCGGCTTCATCGAGGACGTCGTGCGGCAGTACTCGGACGatgag ttccgaAGGCACTTCAGGCTAGCTCGACCTGTGGCTGAAAAGTTGATCGCCGAGTTTGCTGCGTCGTCTATGTGCCCTTCGAGCACACATGGAGGGGTTCCAGCAAAATCTGCGGAAACGCACATCTTGTCGTTTATCTG GTACGCGGCCAACAAAACGTGCATGAGAAACGTGGCAAGCCGGTTCGACTTGTCAGAAAGCTCTGTTCACCGAATCCTCCATAGAGTAGCGGATTTCCTCCTGACCCTGGGACCATCGTTGATAAAGTTTCCTGCTGACCTGGAGAACCTCACTAGAAGTTTTGAGAAG GTGTCTGGAATGCCTGATGTTATTGGTTGCATAGATGGATCCTACATCAAGATACAGTGCCCGGACAAGAAGGTTGCTTCAACATATTGTAACAGGCACCACTACCTTTCACTGACACTGCAAGCCGTCTGCGATGACAAAAGACGCTTCCTTGATGCATTCATTGGAAGCTCAAGCAAAATGCATGATTCCCATGTGTTCAGCTTGTCGCCACTTTCAAAGAAAATCTCTGCCGTATGTCAGGGGTCTTTCCATCTTTTAGGGGACGCAGCGTATCCACTGCGGGAATACCTGTTGACACCCTACCGGGATTATGGTGCTTTGACAAAACAGCAAAAAGGATTTAATTATAAGTTTTCAGCCACAAGAGTGCTCATCGAAAATGCATTTAGCAACCTCAAAAAGCGCTTCAGACAGCTGATGTATCTTGAGCTCCGCACTATTCAGTGGCTCAATAAGTTCATCATAAGCTGCTGCATTCTCCACAACTTGTGCATCGAGTATGGTGATGTAGagccagatgatgatgattatgaacaAGTACCCAATGATGTACAGTGGCAGAACTGCAGTGATAATCACATTGACAAATCTGGTGAAGAGCGAGCACTGCGCAGGCTTGGGGAAATTAAGCGCACGAAAGTCTTGGCAAAGTTCCTGTAG